The following proteins come from a genomic window of Lycium ferocissimum isolate CSIRO_LF1 chromosome 4, AGI_CSIRO_Lferr_CH_V1, whole genome shotgun sequence:
- the LOC132053029 gene encoding uncharacterized protein LOC132053029 isoform X8 yields the protein MKRRFKSANKRLPKTLTSSIGAFTQPQVLNDDRFDLSNAKKARSPDNKADPLPNVGRVALSKKYQTACNPRSDMPKTSEYAFFKKLKKDIGHSNSDLLHRGSNLSKITQPSNCISDRPRTYNVPQCPDKDLKIPIQVEKEYQTNECQSFSPVDGVIGISKEAKLKSFSLPTAVTPVDSNLRLSPLAGSQNSGNGIFAAKRQKLCERANKLFLDVEKLNSESRLFHGRKEDEDLWDSQFRKGKNASASSLAYAKPDHAKTRPHSRHIEDVTVPEYKMSQRDCCPSNFFGRPKKRVPLELDNFTSAVNLIDYDLETGLHYKVLDNSQISNNKITISLWDQSDSLPSLSFDRHGLADHFLPDRLHSANIPVSRGAQNLFLDWDFNEEKNDPVLAITTIGGNKLCSPIATSRHIDYQQSTEKTLDALALCSSSLFANSGYSDALPYFCSTKFQQKLFPTDVCSMDFGTILEHEEYEVARMDQFDLPLLCNSEQDPLEGRNPENQFEIGNEIVPYLSHHEKNHCDSDAFLPMALDTFGWKFFSATSSPLQRGLSTYHALRLPHREDAIGLTQEEIKNSLYGSNPRDIAPQSVEQALNSDVWFSCNSEVACDKASGGSLLLDNASWITSVEEISPDHSDEWIYI from the exons ATGAAGCGAAGATTCAAATCTGCTAATAAACGTCTACCAAAAACCCTAACCTCTTCAATTGGAGCTTTCACTCAACCTCAGGTCCTAAATGATGATCGATTCG ATTTGAGCAACGCCAAAAAGGCCAGGTCCCCAGATAACAAAGCAGATCCTCTTCCAAATGTTGGAAGAGTTGCATTATCCAAAAAATATCAGACAGCTTGCAACCCCAGAT CCGATATGCCCAAAACTTCAGAGTATGCTTTCTTCAAGAAGTTGAAAAAGGATATTGGCCATAGTAATTCAGATCTTCTCCACAGAGGGAGTAATCTATCAAAGATCACTCAACCTAGTAATTGCATCTCAG ACAGACCGAGAACATACAACGTGCCGCAGTGCCCGGATAAGGACCTTAAAATCCCAATTCAAGTAGAAAAAGAATATCAGACTAATGAATGCCAGTCCTTTTCACCTGTTGATGGTGTCATAG GCATATCTAAGGAGGCAAAACTTAAGTCTTTTTCACTCCCTACTGCAGTGACTCCTGTAGATTCAAATTTGAGGCTGTCACCCCTTGCAG GGAGCCAAAACTCTGGTAATGGGATTTTTGCTGCAAAGAGGCAGAAACTATGTGAGCGGGCAAATAAACTGTTTCTTGACGTCGAGAAACTCAATTCTGAAAG CCGGCTGTTCCATGGAAGGAAGGAGGATGAA GATCTCTGGGATTCACAGTTCAGGAAAGGGAAAAATGCAAGTGCTAGCTCACTTGCATATGCTAAGCCAGATCATGCAAAGACACGACCTCATTCAAGGCACATAGAAGATGTTACAGTACCAGAATATAAGATGAGCCAGAGAGATTGCTGTCCCAGTAATTTCTTTGGTAGGCCAAAGAAGAGAGTTCCCCTAGAGTTGGATAACTTCACTTCTGCCGTTAATCTCATTGACTATGACTTGGAAACTGGTTTGCACTACAAAGTTTTAGATAATAGTCAAATTTCAAATAACAAAATAACTATAAGTTTGTGGGATCAGAGTGATTCATTGCCTTCATTATCCTTTGACCGGCATGGGCTTGCTGATCATTTCCTACCGGATAGACTTcatagtgcaaatatacctgTAAGTAGAGGAGCACAAAACTTGTTCTTAGATTGGGATTTCAATGAGGAGAAAAATGATCCTGTATTAGCTATTACTACAATCGGAGGGAATAAATTGTGTTCACCAATAGCCACCTCACGGCACATTGATTACCAGCAGAGTACAGAAAAGACGCTTGATGCGCTGGCATTGTGTTCATCCTCTTTATTTGCGAACTCTGGATATTCTGATGCGCTGCCATATTTTTGTTCAACAAAATTTCAGCAGAAACTCTTCCCAACTGATGTCTGCTCCATGGATTTTGGAACGATTCTTGAACATGAGGAATATGAAGTTGCAAGAATGGACCAGTTTGATCTACCCTTGCTATGTAACTCAGAGCAAGATCCTCTGGAAGGTCGTAATCCTGAGAATCAATTTGAAATTGGCAATGAAATCGTCCCCTATCTAAGTCATCATGAGAAGAATCATTGTGATTCTGATGCCTTCTTGCCAATGGCCTTGGATACTTTCGGCTGGAAGTTCTTTTCAGCAACCAGTTCCCCGTTGCAGAGGGGTTTATCTACTTATCATGCTCTAAGACTGCCTCATAGAGAAGATGCAATTGGTCTAACACAAGAGGAGATCAAAAACAGCTTGTATGGTTCAAACCCAAGAGATATTGCTCCTCAATCAGTTGAACAGGCACTCAACTCTGACGTCTGGTTCTCTTGCAACTCTGAAGTAGCATGTGACAAAGCAAGTGGTGGATCTCTATTACTTGATAATGCAAGCTGGATTACATCTGTTGAAGAAATTTCTCCTGATCATTCTGATGAATGGATATACATCTGA
- the LOC132053029 gene encoding uncharacterized protein LOC132053029 isoform X10, translated as MKRRFKSANKRLPKTLTSSIGAFTQPQVLNDDRFDLSNAKKARSPDNKADPLPNVGRVALSKKYQTACNPRSDMPKTSEYAFFKKLKKDIGHSNSDLLHRGSNLSKITQPSNCISDRPRTYNVPQCPDKDLKIPIQVEKEYQTNECQSFSPVDGVIGSQNSGNGIFAAKRQKLCERANKLFLDVEKLNSERSTRFDLVSALLSRLFHGRKEDEDLWDSQFRKGKNASASSLAYAKPDHAKTRPHSRHIEDVTVPEYKMSQRDCCPSNFFGRPKKRVPLELDNFTSAVNLIDYDLETGLHYKVLDNSQISNNKITISLWDQSDSLPSLSFDRHGLADHFLPDRLHSANIPVSRGAQNLFLDWDFNEEKNDPVLAITTIGGNKLCSPIATSRHIDYQQSTEKTLDALALCSSSLFANSGYSDALPYFCSTKFQQKLFPTDVCSMDFGTILEHEEYEVARMDQFDLPLLCNSEQDPLEGRNPENQFEIGNEIVPYLSHHEKNHCDSDAFLPMALDTFGWKFFSATSSPLQRGLSTYHALRLPHREDAIGLTQEEIKNSLYGSNPRDIAPQSVEQALNSDVWFSCNSEVACDKASGGSLLLDNASWITSVEEISPDHSDEWIYI; from the exons ATGAAGCGAAGATTCAAATCTGCTAATAAACGTCTACCAAAAACCCTAACCTCTTCAATTGGAGCTTTCACTCAACCTCAGGTCCTAAATGATGATCGATTCG ATTTGAGCAACGCCAAAAAGGCCAGGTCCCCAGATAACAAAGCAGATCCTCTTCCAAATGTTGGAAGAGTTGCATTATCCAAAAAATATCAGACAGCTTGCAACCCCAGAT CCGATATGCCCAAAACTTCAGAGTATGCTTTCTTCAAGAAGTTGAAAAAGGATATTGGCCATAGTAATTCAGATCTTCTCCACAGAGGGAGTAATCTATCAAAGATCACTCAACCTAGTAATTGCATCTCAG ACAGACCGAGAACATACAACGTGCCGCAGTGCCCGGATAAGGACCTTAAAATCCCAATTCAAGTAGAAAAAGAATATCAGACTAATGAATGCCAGTCCTTTTCACCTGTTGATGGTGTCATAG GGAGCCAAAACTCTGGTAATGGGATTTTTGCTGCAAAGAGGCAGAAACTATGTGAGCGGGCAAATAAACTGTTTCTTGACGTCGAGAAACTCAATTCTGAAAGGTCAACCAG GTTTGATTTGGTTTCTGCACTTCTCAGCCGGCTGTTCCATGGAAGGAAGGAGGATGAA GATCTCTGGGATTCACAGTTCAGGAAAGGGAAAAATGCAAGTGCTAGCTCACTTGCATATGCTAAGCCAGATCATGCAAAGACACGACCTCATTCAAGGCACATAGAAGATGTTACAGTACCAGAATATAAGATGAGCCAGAGAGATTGCTGTCCCAGTAATTTCTTTGGTAGGCCAAAGAAGAGAGTTCCCCTAGAGTTGGATAACTTCACTTCTGCCGTTAATCTCATTGACTATGACTTGGAAACTGGTTTGCACTACAAAGTTTTAGATAATAGTCAAATTTCAAATAACAAAATAACTATAAGTTTGTGGGATCAGAGTGATTCATTGCCTTCATTATCCTTTGACCGGCATGGGCTTGCTGATCATTTCCTACCGGATAGACTTcatagtgcaaatatacctgTAAGTAGAGGAGCACAAAACTTGTTCTTAGATTGGGATTTCAATGAGGAGAAAAATGATCCTGTATTAGCTATTACTACAATCGGAGGGAATAAATTGTGTTCACCAATAGCCACCTCACGGCACATTGATTACCAGCAGAGTACAGAAAAGACGCTTGATGCGCTGGCATTGTGTTCATCCTCTTTATTTGCGAACTCTGGATATTCTGATGCGCTGCCATATTTTTGTTCAACAAAATTTCAGCAGAAACTCTTCCCAACTGATGTCTGCTCCATGGATTTTGGAACGATTCTTGAACATGAGGAATATGAAGTTGCAAGAATGGACCAGTTTGATCTACCCTTGCTATGTAACTCAGAGCAAGATCCTCTGGAAGGTCGTAATCCTGAGAATCAATTTGAAATTGGCAATGAAATCGTCCCCTATCTAAGTCATCATGAGAAGAATCATTGTGATTCTGATGCCTTCTTGCCAATGGCCTTGGATACTTTCGGCTGGAAGTTCTTTTCAGCAACCAGTTCCCCGTTGCAGAGGGGTTTATCTACTTATCATGCTCTAAGACTGCCTCATAGAGAAGATGCAATTGGTCTAACACAAGAGGAGATCAAAAACAGCTTGTATGGTTCAAACCCAAGAGATATTGCTCCTCAATCAGTTGAACAGGCACTCAACTCTGACGTCTGGTTCTCTTGCAACTCTGAAGTAGCATGTGACAAAGCAAGTGGTGGATCTCTATTACTTGATAATGCAAGCTGGATTACATCTGTTGAAGAAATTTCTCCTGATCATTCTGATGAATGGATATACATCTGA
- the LOC132053029 gene encoding uncharacterized protein LOC132053029 isoform X11 has protein sequence MKRRFKSANKRLPKTLTSSIGAFTQPQVLNDDRFDLSNAKKARSPDNKADPLPNVGRVALSKKYQTACNPRSDMPKTSEYAFFKKLKKDIGHSNSDLLHRGSNLSKITQPSNCISDRPRTYNVPQCPDKDLKIPIQVEKEYQTNECQSFSPVDGVIGSQNSGNGIFAAKRQKLCERANKLFLDVEKLNSERFDLVSALLSRLFHGRKEDEDLWDSQFRKGKNASASSLAYAKPDHAKTRPHSRHIEDVTVPEYKMSQRDCCPSNFFGRPKKRVPLELDNFTSAVNLIDYDLETGLHYKVLDNSQISNNKITISLWDQSDSLPSLSFDRHGLADHFLPDRLHSANIPVSRGAQNLFLDWDFNEEKNDPVLAITTIGGNKLCSPIATSRHIDYQQSTEKTLDALALCSSSLFANSGYSDALPYFCSTKFQQKLFPTDVCSMDFGTILEHEEYEVARMDQFDLPLLCNSEQDPLEGRNPENQFEIGNEIVPYLSHHEKNHCDSDAFLPMALDTFGWKFFSATSSPLQRGLSTYHALRLPHREDAIGLTQEEIKNSLYGSNPRDIAPQSVEQALNSDVWFSCNSEVACDKASGGSLLLDNASWITSVEEISPDHSDEWIYI, from the exons ATGAAGCGAAGATTCAAATCTGCTAATAAACGTCTACCAAAAACCCTAACCTCTTCAATTGGAGCTTTCACTCAACCTCAGGTCCTAAATGATGATCGATTCG ATTTGAGCAACGCCAAAAAGGCCAGGTCCCCAGATAACAAAGCAGATCCTCTTCCAAATGTTGGAAGAGTTGCATTATCCAAAAAATATCAGACAGCTTGCAACCCCAGAT CCGATATGCCCAAAACTTCAGAGTATGCTTTCTTCAAGAAGTTGAAAAAGGATATTGGCCATAGTAATTCAGATCTTCTCCACAGAGGGAGTAATCTATCAAAGATCACTCAACCTAGTAATTGCATCTCAG ACAGACCGAGAACATACAACGTGCCGCAGTGCCCGGATAAGGACCTTAAAATCCCAATTCAAGTAGAAAAAGAATATCAGACTAATGAATGCCAGTCCTTTTCACCTGTTGATGGTGTCATAG GGAGCCAAAACTCTGGTAATGGGATTTTTGCTGCAAAGAGGCAGAAACTATGTGAGCGGGCAAATAAACTGTTTCTTGACGTCGAGAAACTCAATTCTGAAAG GTTTGATTTGGTTTCTGCACTTCTCAGCCGGCTGTTCCATGGAAGGAAGGAGGATGAA GATCTCTGGGATTCACAGTTCAGGAAAGGGAAAAATGCAAGTGCTAGCTCACTTGCATATGCTAAGCCAGATCATGCAAAGACACGACCTCATTCAAGGCACATAGAAGATGTTACAGTACCAGAATATAAGATGAGCCAGAGAGATTGCTGTCCCAGTAATTTCTTTGGTAGGCCAAAGAAGAGAGTTCCCCTAGAGTTGGATAACTTCACTTCTGCCGTTAATCTCATTGACTATGACTTGGAAACTGGTTTGCACTACAAAGTTTTAGATAATAGTCAAATTTCAAATAACAAAATAACTATAAGTTTGTGGGATCAGAGTGATTCATTGCCTTCATTATCCTTTGACCGGCATGGGCTTGCTGATCATTTCCTACCGGATAGACTTcatagtgcaaatatacctgTAAGTAGAGGAGCACAAAACTTGTTCTTAGATTGGGATTTCAATGAGGAGAAAAATGATCCTGTATTAGCTATTACTACAATCGGAGGGAATAAATTGTGTTCACCAATAGCCACCTCACGGCACATTGATTACCAGCAGAGTACAGAAAAGACGCTTGATGCGCTGGCATTGTGTTCATCCTCTTTATTTGCGAACTCTGGATATTCTGATGCGCTGCCATATTTTTGTTCAACAAAATTTCAGCAGAAACTCTTCCCAACTGATGTCTGCTCCATGGATTTTGGAACGATTCTTGAACATGAGGAATATGAAGTTGCAAGAATGGACCAGTTTGATCTACCCTTGCTATGTAACTCAGAGCAAGATCCTCTGGAAGGTCGTAATCCTGAGAATCAATTTGAAATTGGCAATGAAATCGTCCCCTATCTAAGTCATCATGAGAAGAATCATTGTGATTCTGATGCCTTCTTGCCAATGGCCTTGGATACTTTCGGCTGGAAGTTCTTTTCAGCAACCAGTTCCCCGTTGCAGAGGGGTTTATCTACTTATCATGCTCTAAGACTGCCTCATAGAGAAGATGCAATTGGTCTAACACAAGAGGAGATCAAAAACAGCTTGTATGGTTCAAACCCAAGAGATATTGCTCCTCAATCAGTTGAACAGGCACTCAACTCTGACGTCTGGTTCTCTTGCAACTCTGAAGTAGCATGTGACAAAGCAAGTGGTGGATCTCTATTACTTGATAATGCAAGCTGGATTACATCTGTTGAAGAAATTTCTCCTGATCATTCTGATGAATGGATATACATCTGA
- the LOC132053029 gene encoding uncharacterized protein LOC132053029 isoform X4 — translation MKRRFKSANKRLPKTLTSSIGAFTQPQVLNDDRFDLSNAKKARSPDNKADPLPNVGRVALSKKYQTACNPRSDMPKTSEYAFFKKLKKDIGHSNSDLLHRGSNLSKITQPSNCISDRPRTYNVPQCPDKDLKIPIQVEKEYQTNECQSFSPVDGVIGISKEAKLKSFSLPTAVTPVDSNLRLSPLAGSQNSGNGIFAAKRQKLCERANKLFLDVEKLNSERFDLVSALLSRLFHGRKEDEDLWDSQFRKGKNASASSLAYAKPDHAKTRPHSRHIEDVTVPEYKMSQRDCCPSNFFGRPKKRVPLELDNFTSAVNLIDYDLETGLHYKVLDNSQISNNKITISLWDQSDSLPSLSFDRHGLADHFLPDRLHSANIPVSRGAQNLFLDWDFNEEKNDPVLAITTIGGNKLCSPIATSRHIDYQQSTEKTLDALALCSSSLFANSGYSDALPYFCSTKFQQKLFPTDVCSMDFGTILEHEEYEVARMDQFDLPLLCNSEQDPLEGRNPENQFEIGNEIVPYLSHHEKNHCDSDAFLPMALDTFGWKFFSATSSPLQRGLSTYHALRLPHREDAIGLTQEEIKNSLYGSNPRDIAPQSVEQALNSDVWFSCNSEVACDKASGGSLLLDNASWITSVEEISPDHSDEWIYI, via the exons ATGAAGCGAAGATTCAAATCTGCTAATAAACGTCTACCAAAAACCCTAACCTCTTCAATTGGAGCTTTCACTCAACCTCAGGTCCTAAATGATGATCGATTCG ATTTGAGCAACGCCAAAAAGGCCAGGTCCCCAGATAACAAAGCAGATCCTCTTCCAAATGTTGGAAGAGTTGCATTATCCAAAAAATATCAGACAGCTTGCAACCCCAGAT CCGATATGCCCAAAACTTCAGAGTATGCTTTCTTCAAGAAGTTGAAAAAGGATATTGGCCATAGTAATTCAGATCTTCTCCACAGAGGGAGTAATCTATCAAAGATCACTCAACCTAGTAATTGCATCTCAG ACAGACCGAGAACATACAACGTGCCGCAGTGCCCGGATAAGGACCTTAAAATCCCAATTCAAGTAGAAAAAGAATATCAGACTAATGAATGCCAGTCCTTTTCACCTGTTGATGGTGTCATAG GCATATCTAAGGAGGCAAAACTTAAGTCTTTTTCACTCCCTACTGCAGTGACTCCTGTAGATTCAAATTTGAGGCTGTCACCCCTTGCAG GGAGCCAAAACTCTGGTAATGGGATTTTTGCTGCAAAGAGGCAGAAACTATGTGAGCGGGCAAATAAACTGTTTCTTGACGTCGAGAAACTCAATTCTGAAAG GTTTGATTTGGTTTCTGCACTTCTCAGCCGGCTGTTCCATGGAAGGAAGGAGGATGAA GATCTCTGGGATTCACAGTTCAGGAAAGGGAAAAATGCAAGTGCTAGCTCACTTGCATATGCTAAGCCAGATCATGCAAAGACACGACCTCATTCAAGGCACATAGAAGATGTTACAGTACCAGAATATAAGATGAGCCAGAGAGATTGCTGTCCCAGTAATTTCTTTGGTAGGCCAAAGAAGAGAGTTCCCCTAGAGTTGGATAACTTCACTTCTGCCGTTAATCTCATTGACTATGACTTGGAAACTGGTTTGCACTACAAAGTTTTAGATAATAGTCAAATTTCAAATAACAAAATAACTATAAGTTTGTGGGATCAGAGTGATTCATTGCCTTCATTATCCTTTGACCGGCATGGGCTTGCTGATCATTTCCTACCGGATAGACTTcatagtgcaaatatacctgTAAGTAGAGGAGCACAAAACTTGTTCTTAGATTGGGATTTCAATGAGGAGAAAAATGATCCTGTATTAGCTATTACTACAATCGGAGGGAATAAATTGTGTTCACCAATAGCCACCTCACGGCACATTGATTACCAGCAGAGTACAGAAAAGACGCTTGATGCGCTGGCATTGTGTTCATCCTCTTTATTTGCGAACTCTGGATATTCTGATGCGCTGCCATATTTTTGTTCAACAAAATTTCAGCAGAAACTCTTCCCAACTGATGTCTGCTCCATGGATTTTGGAACGATTCTTGAACATGAGGAATATGAAGTTGCAAGAATGGACCAGTTTGATCTACCCTTGCTATGTAACTCAGAGCAAGATCCTCTGGAAGGTCGTAATCCTGAGAATCAATTTGAAATTGGCAATGAAATCGTCCCCTATCTAAGTCATCATGAGAAGAATCATTGTGATTCTGATGCCTTCTTGCCAATGGCCTTGGATACTTTCGGCTGGAAGTTCTTTTCAGCAACCAGTTCCCCGTTGCAGAGGGGTTTATCTACTTATCATGCTCTAAGACTGCCTCATAGAGAAGATGCAATTGGTCTAACACAAGAGGAGATCAAAAACAGCTTGTATGGTTCAAACCCAAGAGATATTGCTCCTCAATCAGTTGAACAGGCACTCAACTCTGACGTCTGGTTCTCTTGCAACTCTGAAGTAGCATGTGACAAAGCAAGTGGTGGATCTCTATTACTTGATAATGCAAGCTGGATTACATCTGTTGAAGAAATTTCTCCTGATCATTCTGATGAATGGATATACATCTGA
- the LOC132053029 gene encoding uncharacterized protein LOC132053029 isoform X7, whose product MKRRFKSANKRLPKTLTSSIGAFTQPQVLNDDRFDLSNAKKARSPDNKADPLPNVGRVALSKKYQTACNPRSDMPKTSEYAFFKKLKKDIGHSNSDLLHRGSNLSKITQPSNCISDRPRTYNVPQCPDKDLKIPIQVEKEYQTNECQSFSPVDGVIGISKEAKLKSFSLPTAVTPVDSNLRLSPLAGSQNSGNGIFAAKRQKLCERANKLFLDVEKLNSERSTSRLFHGRKEDEDLWDSQFRKGKNASASSLAYAKPDHAKTRPHSRHIEDVTVPEYKMSQRDCCPSNFFGRPKKRVPLELDNFTSAVNLIDYDLETGLHYKVLDNSQISNNKITISLWDQSDSLPSLSFDRHGLADHFLPDRLHSANIPVSRGAQNLFLDWDFNEEKNDPVLAITTIGGNKLCSPIATSRHIDYQQSTEKTLDALALCSSSLFANSGYSDALPYFCSTKFQQKLFPTDVCSMDFGTILEHEEYEVARMDQFDLPLLCNSEQDPLEGRNPENQFEIGNEIVPYLSHHEKNHCDSDAFLPMALDTFGWKFFSATSSPLQRGLSTYHALRLPHREDAIGLTQEEIKNSLYGSNPRDIAPQSVEQALNSDVWFSCNSEVACDKASGGSLLLDNASWITSVEEISPDHSDEWIYI is encoded by the exons ATGAAGCGAAGATTCAAATCTGCTAATAAACGTCTACCAAAAACCCTAACCTCTTCAATTGGAGCTTTCACTCAACCTCAGGTCCTAAATGATGATCGATTCG ATTTGAGCAACGCCAAAAAGGCCAGGTCCCCAGATAACAAAGCAGATCCTCTTCCAAATGTTGGAAGAGTTGCATTATCCAAAAAATATCAGACAGCTTGCAACCCCAGAT CCGATATGCCCAAAACTTCAGAGTATGCTTTCTTCAAGAAGTTGAAAAAGGATATTGGCCATAGTAATTCAGATCTTCTCCACAGAGGGAGTAATCTATCAAAGATCACTCAACCTAGTAATTGCATCTCAG ACAGACCGAGAACATACAACGTGCCGCAGTGCCCGGATAAGGACCTTAAAATCCCAATTCAAGTAGAAAAAGAATATCAGACTAATGAATGCCAGTCCTTTTCACCTGTTGATGGTGTCATAG GCATATCTAAGGAGGCAAAACTTAAGTCTTTTTCACTCCCTACTGCAGTGACTCCTGTAGATTCAAATTTGAGGCTGTCACCCCTTGCAG GGAGCCAAAACTCTGGTAATGGGATTTTTGCTGCAAAGAGGCAGAAACTATGTGAGCGGGCAAATAAACTGTTTCTTGACGTCGAGAAACTCAATTCTGAAAGGTCAACCAG CCGGCTGTTCCATGGAAGGAAGGAGGATGAA GATCTCTGGGATTCACAGTTCAGGAAAGGGAAAAATGCAAGTGCTAGCTCACTTGCATATGCTAAGCCAGATCATGCAAAGACACGACCTCATTCAAGGCACATAGAAGATGTTACAGTACCAGAATATAAGATGAGCCAGAGAGATTGCTGTCCCAGTAATTTCTTTGGTAGGCCAAAGAAGAGAGTTCCCCTAGAGTTGGATAACTTCACTTCTGCCGTTAATCTCATTGACTATGACTTGGAAACTGGTTTGCACTACAAAGTTTTAGATAATAGTCAAATTTCAAATAACAAAATAACTATAAGTTTGTGGGATCAGAGTGATTCATTGCCTTCATTATCCTTTGACCGGCATGGGCTTGCTGATCATTTCCTACCGGATAGACTTcatagtgcaaatatacctgTAAGTAGAGGAGCACAAAACTTGTTCTTAGATTGGGATTTCAATGAGGAGAAAAATGATCCTGTATTAGCTATTACTACAATCGGAGGGAATAAATTGTGTTCACCAATAGCCACCTCACGGCACATTGATTACCAGCAGAGTACAGAAAAGACGCTTGATGCGCTGGCATTGTGTTCATCCTCTTTATTTGCGAACTCTGGATATTCTGATGCGCTGCCATATTTTTGTTCAACAAAATTTCAGCAGAAACTCTTCCCAACTGATGTCTGCTCCATGGATTTTGGAACGATTCTTGAACATGAGGAATATGAAGTTGCAAGAATGGACCAGTTTGATCTACCCTTGCTATGTAACTCAGAGCAAGATCCTCTGGAAGGTCGTAATCCTGAGAATCAATTTGAAATTGGCAATGAAATCGTCCCCTATCTAAGTCATCATGAGAAGAATCATTGTGATTCTGATGCCTTCTTGCCAATGGCCTTGGATACTTTCGGCTGGAAGTTCTTTTCAGCAACCAGTTCCCCGTTGCAGAGGGGTTTATCTACTTATCATGCTCTAAGACTGCCTCATAGAGAAGATGCAATTGGTCTAACACAAGAGGAGATCAAAAACAGCTTGTATGGTTCAAACCCAAGAGATATTGCTCCTCAATCAGTTGAACAGGCACTCAACTCTGACGTCTGGTTCTCTTGCAACTCTGAAGTAGCATGTGACAAAGCAAGTGGTGGATCTCTATTACTTGATAATGCAAGCTGGATTACATCTGTTGAAGAAATTTCTCCTGATCATTCTGATGAATGGATATACATCTGA